The following are from one region of the Salvia hispanica cultivar TCC Black 2014 chromosome 1, UniMelb_Shisp_WGS_1.0, whole genome shotgun sequence genome:
- the LOC125195983 gene encoding uncharacterized protein LOC125195983 → MAVEIFFPDSPSAELISPRISFSHDLRNDAVPIEHYVPSSSSSSIDFDFCVFRDESSSADELFSDGKILPIEIKKRSPPSILRSEAPPLPPPPRMNPTISGSEKQNPRPATSFWRFKRSASLNCGSGYARTLCPLPLLSRSNSTGSTASVKRSNQKQNFQKCALPNSALKEFPSSNYRKPPAKKVGYYSYNGAVKVNPVLNVPSANLFGLGSIFSGGRDKGKKKGFFLI, encoded by the coding sequence ATGGCGGTCGAAATCTTCTTCCCCGACAGCCCCAGTGCCGAGCTGATCAGCCCTCGAATCTCATTCTCCCACGATCTCCGAAACGACGCCGTTCCAATCGAGCACTACGTCCCTTCGTCTTCCTCCTCCAGCATCGACTTCGACTTCTGCGTTTTCCGCGACGAATCGTCCTCCGCCGACGAGCTCTTCTCCGACGGCAAAATCCTCCCGATCGAAATCAAAAAGCGATCGCCACCGTCGATTCTCAGATCGGAGGCACCTCCGCTTCCCCCGCCGCCGCGGATGAATCCGACGATTTCCGGTTCGGAGAAGCAGAATCCGAGGCCGGCGACGTCGTTTTGGCGGTTCAAGCGGAGCGCGAGCTTGAACTGCGGCAGCGGCTACGCGAGGACGCTGTGCCCGCTGCCGCTTCTGTCGCGCAGCAACTCGACCGGGTCCACGGCTAGCGTGAAGCGGAGTAATCAGAAGCAGAATTTTCAGAAATGCGCGTTGCCAAACAGCGCCTTGAAGGAGTTTCCGTCAAGTAACTACCGTAAACCGCCGGCGAAGAAGGTCGGCTACTATTCGTACAATGGCGCCGTTAAAGTTAACCCCGTTTTGAACGTTCCGTCTGCGAATCTGTTTGGGTTGGGCTCTATATTTTCCGGTGGAAGGGATAAGGGCAAGAAGAAGggattctttttaatttag